The sequence CTCCCAAAGGGTTAGCTTAGGGTTCTAGGCTCTCCTCTCCCACAGGGTTAGCTTAGGGTTCTAGGCTCTCCTCTCCcacagggttaggttagggttctAGGCTCTCTTCTCCcacagggttaggttagggttctaggctctcctctcccaccgggttaggttagggttctaggctctcctctcccacagggttaggttagggttctTGGCTCTCCTCTCCcacagggttaggttagggttctaggctctcctctcccacagggttaggttagggttctAGGCTCTCCTCTTCTAGATGTGCAATCATGTTAACATTCCATTCTTCCAGTCCTATTGTTTCAGCTGTACCAGTAAACATgacttattttattattattttatatttttattgtGTATGCGTTCTGATGTGTGTGTAGAACCACTAGTCAAAGGGTGTAAAATGTGAAATATGGAAATCCATGTTGTTTTTTTGCTTTTGCATTTTCCCTTTTTCAGATGTATTATGTTTGATTTTTGGAGACAGTCCAACACAAAAACAAACTTTTGTACATAATCCTGTAAATGTCTTTAAATACTTGAGCCTTTTCTGGGGTGAAGGAAGGAATGATGCCTCTAAAGGTATTAGCAGAGGCAAGGGAGGAAGTGCTTGATGAAGAAAAAGCCTTACGTTTCAGTTTCTTcatgtgtgtgagtttgatgCTTACAGGGTTGCTCTGGTTACGTGTATACATTTAAGTGCTGCTTACATCAGTGAGAACGATATGGAGTAGCAATGGCCccctattttatttttattttttagctTTACTTTTTTAAAGAAAAGGGAAAATATGTTCATAAAAAAAATTGTTTTAAATTTTCATTACTGAAAATTCAACAATGTAGTAGCTCATGTTGCACTGAGCTTGCCAGTGGTGGCTGACAAGGTGATCCTATTATCAAGTTTGTTGGTTGTTGTCCTTTACAGAAGACTGAACTGTTTTAGGAGTATTTAATGAAAACCAAGTTGGGTGTTTTCCACAGAAAGTGGTTGTCAAGTTTGTATGGCCTTACAATGTATtttattcagattttttttttttttttgcattttcttTTTCTACAGTATAAACTATTGCTCACGGTCGGTCTGGCAAGTTAATTTATTAGCGATGCGTCTCCAACTTTCCTTCCACTTGGAAAGATTTCATGTTGGTTATATtgccagtttttttttttttacttttgcaGTTTGTACTAAAGGTTTAATAAAAACGTACAGACAATTTCACCGTCTTGTCTTTtatacctgtgtgtctgtccgtcttTATTGTTCTGAACGTGTCATGTTACGCAACTCACTAACCATTCTACGAATAAGTCTACTCTCCACATCTAGGGGTCCAAGCCTGACTACTTGGTCCATAAGTTGATATAAACGTGTGCGTTCAGTATGAAACTACAGAGTAAGCGGACCGATGTTGTCTGTAATGTCCAGGATGAGTTCTGTCCCGACTCTAGTAAACCAGCCCAACCAGGtcattgaagttgaaatggtgacAAATAATGTAGAAAAAAGGGAAAATCTAAAAGGCATGCCATAACAAAAAGATATGAAACCAACGCTGTAAGACCCCACCAGACCGAGAGGCTACTTATAGTCCCCCTCTCACTCTGAAATAACCTGCTATTCACCCACACCTGTGAGCTATTACTCCACTAGCAGGTCTTTTGCTGTATGATATGATTCTATATAATCATGTTACACAGTTTACAAGTCATTCTGACCACCTATTCTTTCCATTAGACTGGCgatgtgaaagctatgatcccttattgatgtcacttgttaaatccactttgaTCAGTGTATATGAATGGGaggggacaggttaaagaaggattttttaaaAGTTAGAAATCAAGACTCATGGAGGGAGACTATGAAACAGGGTCATTCTATTCCAGTTTCATTTCATTATGAAATAACTTTTAAGGTATCAGTATGAGAAATGGTAGTACAGGGTGGTGAAATATTTATTACCAAGTCGAGAGATTATGGGGGAATAATACTGTAACCACAATGTTCAACATGGAGTTATTTCTTTCCAGAAATGGATGAAAATACAGGAAACATAAATTACGCATCTCTTCCTCCATGCATCCAGTGCATAGCATATATTCCGCTAGGTTTCGGTCTGTTCAGTGTCTTGGCTCCCATCCTCTCAGGGTTTCGGTCTGTATATTGTCTTAGCTCCCATCCTCTCAGGGTTTCGGTCTGTTCATTGTCTTAGCTCCTACTCTGGCCCTTATGTGGCCTGTGAGCTGCTGTCCTCAGTGTTTAAGTGTCTTGCTTTTGGGTGGggggtggtggtctctctgctaGGACAGTGTTGGGGGGAACCTCTGCACCCCAACAGGACGGTGGCTGctgtcctccctccccccttcatCCTCTTCATCATCGTCCCCAGCCTCTGTGGCCTGGCTATCAGTGcatgtggaggagagggaggacagctTGTTTCCTAGCTCAGCCTGGGTGGGAACCTGCAGGGTGAACTCTGTGGTTAACGAGTCAACGTCTGGACCTGAGAGACATACGGAGGAGAGACGTTTTATGCAGTGCCAGTGAATCAAACTATGAAGTTGCTGTTTACTGTGCATgtcataaaataaaacatttaaaaaatggcatggcaagcggtaccggagtgccaagtctaagaCAAAAGGGTTCTTAACCCCAAGCCATaggactcctgaacaggtaatcaaatggctacccggactatttgcattgtgtgccccccaacccctcttacgctgctgctactctctatcatatgcatagtcactttagctatacattcatgtacatactaccttaattggcccgaccaaccagtgctcccgcacagtggctaaccgggctatctgcattgtgtcccgaccacccaccacccgccaacccctctttacactactgctactctgttcatcatatatgcatagtcactttaaccatatctacatgtgcatactacctcaatcagactgactaaccggtgtctgtatgtagccttgctacttttatagcctcactactgttttatttctttacttacctattgttcacctcataccatttttgcactattggttagagcctgtaagtaaggtGGTGGATTCGGCGtaagtgacaaataaactttgatttgatttgaggtagtcacctggaatgcatttcaattaacagctgtgccttgttcatttgtggaatttctttacttCTTAATGCTTTcaagctaatcagttgtgttgtgacaaggtagggttggtacaCAGAAGACAGCCTTATTTGgcaaagaccaagtccatattatggcaagaacagttaaaataagcaaagagaaacgacactccgtcattactttaagacataaaggtcagtcaatacggagaATTTGAAGAACTTTtgtgtgcagtcgcaaaaaccatcaaggctatgatgaaactggctctcatgaggaccgccacaggaaaggaagacccagagtcacatctgctgcagaggatgagtttaTTAGAGTAACTAGcctcagaaatcggcaattaactgcagccaaataaatgcttcacagagttcaagtaacagacacatctcaacatcaactgttcagaggagacggtgtgaatcaggccttcatggtcgaattgctgcaaagaaacaactactaaagggcaccaataagaagaagaaacttgcttggaccaagaaacacgagcaatggacattagacctgtggaaatctatcctttagtctgacgagtccaaatttgagattttttggttccaaccaccgtgtctttgtgagacagtaggtgaacagattatcactgtatatgtggttcccaccatgaagcatggaggaggaggaagtgtgatggtggtTTGCTGGTAacattgtctgtgatttatttagaattcaaggcacacttaaccagcatggctaccacagcattttgcagcgatacgccatcccatctggtttggccttagtgggactatcatttgtttttcaacaggacaatgagtgatggagtgctgcatcagatgacctggcttccacaatccccgacctcaaccatattgagatggtttggaatgagtcggaccgcggagtgaaggaaaagcagccaacaagtgctcagcatattcaagacagttggaatagcattccaggtgaagctggttgagagaatgccaagagtgggcaaagctgtcatcaaataaagggtggctactttgaagaatataaaacatatttttatttgtttaacactgttttggttactacatgattccatgggtgttatttcatagttttgatgtcttcactattattctacaatgtagaaaatagtaagaataaagacaaccccttgaatgagtaggtattctaaaactttttaccggtagtgtatataaaatatatatttttaaaatatattttcctttattattttcccctaaaattaccacccctcccctaattggaataaactaatggacaacaacacttaggcttctacttccagcttatatatactatatactatatacattttacagacactgtatattttacaatagctttattttgtttgtttttagtcccacccttcagctgccctcaacccctcccatctatctctgaagaccatccagttttgatttatATTTGCCTTATATTTTTCAACCTATatgcaaaaaacaaaacaaattatttaataattctgtctcttcgcagctaaatctgcagagctgggaagattgtatcccccatatatatatataacattctattagttgcaagaattttgtataataatttaaattgaaaaactaAGTTTTAAATCCAGTGTCGTTTTgtatatcagttcataaaccatgtgccatggaatcggtaaaTCGGAAATCTCTTCCCAATGATTTTGCtatctatatggcacagctgtccatTTGTTGGTCCTCAaattaaactggtatacttttttatttatcacagTTTTTTTaaaccaattttggtctttaatgcagagAAGTTCCTTTACTttctcccccttccacttgcctcttccatttttgcggtaatgaggcaattagttggttgtaatacATTTCCATATATTGTTTTGgggctgcatgtgtgacatatcctatttatgatatcactTACAAAGAttatacaattttttttaaagaatcctgcaaaaatgtttttgtaTCAATcactatatttgagtttaacttaacttaatatttgttgtaatatttgttctgtcttttctggtggattaaactgacaTTGCAAGCAACTTTACAGCGATATTTTtgagattatttcattttcaaatacccgaaagtgagaggttgtaatctgaaaaAAGGGAAAAAGGCTATTCTTAAATAAGGCAATTTTGACTAATCTGCTAGTGAACCAGTTGGATTTAAGTGTATGTATGACTGAAGCATTTAGTGAGAAGTCTAATGATTTCAtttttaatcatttctgccctccaaattcatattcattatataaataggcccttttaattttgtctggcttgccgttccaaataaaattaaatattttttgctcatataataaataaaaaaactagTAGCTAGGTGTAGGCTAGGCCTTAAGAAAATCGGTCAACTGGgttatgactaaagagttaatcagggtgattttttccacaaatagacaggttttttcctttccatggtagcacgatcttatctatttttgctaactttctataaaaaatatattgttgTGAGATCCATTCTTTCTTTCGGGATATAAATACTGAGTATGTCCACTTCCAAGCCAGACCATtgtattggtaaactacacagtaatgtaaaagttgtctTCTTTAGTTATCCAATATGTAATATAGCACACTTGTAATCCTGAGAGGTTAGAACAAATATCTAGATCTTATATGAAGCTGTGGAGGGATCCTAATTGTGGATTTAAAAGTAAACATGAATCATGAGTGTACAATGACACCTTCGTTTTTAAGCCCTGGATTTCTAGccccttgatattattgttggatctgattttaatagctaacatttcgatgatcataataaatagatatgccgatagtggacaaccttgttttactcctcttgacagtttaatactttctgagaagtagccattatttactatttcacacctagggttactatacataactttaacctaTTGTAAACAAGATTCTCCAAAATGTATATATTTCAGGCATTTCTATGTCAATTCCAGTCGTACTTTATTAAAatccttttcaaagtcagctatgaataccaggcctggttgcccagatttttcatagtgttctattgtttccagtacttccAGTCTTATACGGTATTATCTCCAAtatatcgtccatgtaaaaacccTGTCTGATTAgtatgaataatatctgacattACCTTTTTAATTCTATGTGCTATGCATTTTGCAAAAATGTTTGTATCACAACACTGATGTGTAAGGAGCCTTCATTTTTTTAATGGACTGAATCTTTATATTTATcacttgggtcctgtttcagtaattaTGAGTATCTGATAGTCTACCAttttataggagtggttaaaacatgctaataacggTGCTCTGAGTACATCTAAAAAggtttggtatacctcaactggaGTTTTCTGGGACTTAAAGGATTTAATTGCATCAATAAGTTCATCTTCTGTAATTTTCCATTTACATGAATCTTTCTGCTTTtaatttgacattttttttttttaatccttaCAATTATCTTTGGTTAGTGGAGATATATAAAATATTGTTTGGTGAATCATGGGTGACTAATTTCAGGGTGAAATGTTTATTACCAAGTCAAGAGATTATGGGGGAATAATACTGTAACCACAATGTTCAACATGGAGTTATTTCTTTACAGAAAAGGATGAAAATTCAGGAAACATAAATTATGTATCTCTTCCTCCATGCATCCAGTGCATAGCATATATTCCACTCAGTTTCGGTCTGTTCAGTGTCTTAGCTCCCATCCTCTCAGGGTTTCTGTCTGTTCAGTGTCTTAGCTCCCATCCTCTCAGGGTTTCGGTCTGTTCAGTGTCTTAGCTCCCATCCTCTCAGGGTTTCGGTCTGTTCAGTGTCTTAGCTCCCATCTTCTCAGGGTTTCGGTCTGTTCAGTGTTTTAGCTCCCCCCCTACCAGGGTTTCGGTCTGTTCAGTGCCTTAGCTCCCATCCTCCCAGGGTTTCGGTCTGTTCAGTGTCTTAGCTCCCATCCTCTCAGGGTTTCGGTCTGTTCAGTGTCTTAGCTCCCATCCTCTCAGGGTTTCGGTCTGTATATTGTCTTAGCTCCCATCCTCTCAGGGTTTTGGTCTGTTCAGTGTCTTAGCTCCTACTCTGGCCCTTATGTGGCCTGTGAGCTGCTGTCCTCAAAGTGTCTTGCTCCTGGGTGGGGGTGGTGGCCTCTCTGCTAAGACAGTGTTGGGGGGAAAATATGAATTATTTTGACCTAAATTTGAAAGATGagtatcccagtctgctgtccccacgtcctttaagatggccaccattgttcttaTACCAAATAAGGCGAAGATAACTGAACTCCGAAATTACTATCGCCCCGTAACGCTCACTTCTATCATCATaaaatgctttgagagactagtcaaggatcatatcacctccaccttacctgccacgcTAGACCCACTTGAGTTTGCATACtatcccaacagatccacagacgatgcaatcaccatcacactgcacactgccctatcccatctggacaagaggaatacctacgtatgtaagaatgctgttcattgactacagctcaacattcaacaccatagtaccatccaagctcatcattaaaaTTAAGGCTCTGGGTCTCGACCCctccctgtgcaattgggtcctggactttctgaaaggccacccccaggtggtgaaggtaggaaacaacatctccactttgctgatcctcaacactggggccccacatgggtgcgtgctcagccccctcctgtgctccctgttcacccatgattgtgtggccatgcacacctccaacttattcatcaagtttgcagatgacacaacactaGTGAGCTTGATAACCAACAGTGACgggacagcctacagggaggaggtgagggcactcagagtgtggtATCAGGAAAACAATCTCTCAATCAACCTCAACAAAaaaaaaggagatgatcgtggacttcaggaaacagcagagggagcaccccctatccacatcgacgggacagcagtggagaaggtggaaaggtTTAACTTCCTCGgagtacacatcacggacaaactgaaatggtccaccatGGCGGCTATTCAACCTCagcaggctgaagaaatttggcttgtcacctaaaaccctcacaaacttttacagatgcacaattgatagcatcctgtcgggctgtatcatcacctggtacggcaactgcaccgccatcaactgcaaggctctccagagggtagtgtggtctgcacaacgcatcaccgggggcaaactacctgtcctccagaacacctacagcacccaatgtcacaggaaggccaaaaatatcaagaaccacccgagccactgcttgttcaccccTCTACCATccaggcgaggtcagtacaggtgcatcaaagctgggaccgagagactgaaaaactgcttctatctcaagaccatcagactgttaaaaagccATCACTAAcaaagaggctgctgccaacatacagactcaaatcattggccactttaataaatggaacactagtcactttacatatcttacattagtcatctcatatgtacatactgtattttataccatatattgcatcttgcctataccgcttggccatcgctcatccatatatttatatgtacatattattattccatccctttacaattgtgtgtataaggtagttgttgtggaattgttagattatttgttagatattactgcactgtcggaactagaagcacaagcatttcgctacactcacattaacatctgcaaaccatgtgtatgtgaccaataacatttgatttgatttgaattgcatGGCccctaaaggcacatttaaaagtgtcccatacaataagggtATCTGCAGTACCTATATTATGTCGGAAATATGATCTTATAAATGATTCTGTCCTAGTTAAAAATAAGTTGTCATCCAATAGgttttgattaaatttccaatatccttACCCAGGTGGAAATTCTGTAAAAgtaatgtacagtcgtggccaaaagttttgagaatggcaCCAATATTATattcacagtctgctgcctcattttgtatgatggcaatttgcatattctccagaatgttatgaagagtgatcagatgaattgcaattaattgcaaagtccctctttgccatgcaaatgaactgaatccccccaaaacatttccactgcatttcagccctgccacaaagggaccagctgacatcatgtcaatgattctcttgttaacacaggtgtgagtgttaatGAGGACAAGGctagagatcactctgtcatgctgattgagttcaaataacagactggaagcttcaaaaggagggtggtgcttggcatcattgttcttcctctgtcaagaaaggtagcaaagaagccacttctctccaggaaaaacatcagggactgactgatattctgcaaaaggtacaaggattggactgctgaggactggggtaaagtcattttctctgatgaatcccctttccgattgtttggggcatctgtaaaaaagcttgtccggagaagacaaggtgagcgctaccatcagtcatgtgtcatgccaacagtaaagcatcctgagaccattcatgtgtggggttgcttctcagcgaAGTTAGTGGGCTCACTctcaattttgcctaagaacacagccatgaataaagaatggtacaacatgtcctccgagagcaacttctcccaaccatacaggaacagtttggtgacgaacaatgccttttccagcatgacggagtgccttgccataaggcaaaagtgataactaagtggctcggggaacaaaacattgatattttgggtccttCGCAAGggaactccccagaccttaatcccattgagaacttgtggtcaatcctcaagaggcaggtggacaaacaaaaccccacaaattctgacaaactccaagcattgatgaTGCAacaatgggctgccatcagtcaggatgtggcccagaagttaattaacagcatgccagggaggattgcagaggtcttgaaaaagaagtgtcaacactgcaaatatctttgcatcaacttcatataattgtcaataaaagtatTTGACACTTATggaatgcttgtaattatacttcagtattccatagtaacacctgacaaaaatatctaaagacactgaagcagcaaactttgtggaaattaatacttgtgtcattctcaaaacgtttggcccCGACTGTATATCCTAATTATTTGATGGTCTGACTGTGCAtgtctgtttgagtgtgtgtctgggtctgtgAGTCATACCTAGCATGGGGGAGGCAGCGTTGTTGTCCTCTCccccagagaggaggaagacGTCAAAGCTCTCATGGTCGGACAGGTCCATCTGCTCCAGCATGTCCACGTTCACCTCCATGGACGAAAAGCTTCCTATTGGCCCTGAGCAGCAAGACACAGGTGTTAGTCACCAACGCATACAAAACCAAGAATGCAACGGCAAGGGGCTGAGTCCAGGAAGAGCCTTTTTATGTTTTAAAACTCTCAAACACACTAAGGAAGAAATAATAACCTTGGTAAAACCATCGAACTGCTCTTGGCTAAAACTGGGTAATCTTGGAATCCACAACAAAATCttgca is a genomic window of Oncorhynchus keta strain PuntledgeMale-10-30-2019 chromosome 19, Oket_V2, whole genome shotgun sequence containing:
- the LOC118397732 gene encoding dysbindin-like, encoding MSSSPGSMDGSQRNSSEKVPPHVKEVEPAQVKPKEVEPGQFKLKEAELAQAKMKERQKFFEEAFQQDMDQYLSTGYLQISERRGSFSSMEVNVDMLEQMDLSDHESFDVFLLSGGEDNNAASPMLGPDVDSLTTEFTLQVPTQAELGNKLSSLSSTCTDSQATEAGDDDEEDEGGREDSSHRPVGVQRFPPTLS